One segment of Heptranchias perlo isolate sHepPer1 unplaced genomic scaffold, sHepPer1.hap1 HAP1_SCAFFOLD_66, whole genome shotgun sequence DNA contains the following:
- the LOC137318192 gene encoding ecto-ADP-ribosyltransferase 5-like, with the protein MHSFVLTLLIVLCSNCQDNRAVSVSGKNEKNVIHLDMAPNSAAYIFTQSPESDEIAINYIQAERNRSQKFDEVWKIAEKHMKCKVPSGLKREHMLAVYAYTLQDPKGNGFHSMFNEAVRRYGATDSIYDKSFNFKSFHYLLSTALQKLRVVSGNTTYHTYRGISKLVKSIKGATVRFGYFASSSLDEQVALGFIDKSKNINTIFEITTDYGTPIYNCSSEPHENEILILPYEVFRVGRISQMEHGTKIELTGDGLQGTNVKVEMGEDGKLVLVRSGVRGGARISALGGLWILAALVSISV; encoded by the exons ATGCACTCTTTCGTTCTTACTCTGCTTATTGTCCTGTGTTCTAATT GCCAGGACAATCGTGCTGTCAGCGTCAGCGGAAAGAACGAGAAAAATGTCATCCATCTGGACATGGCACCAAACTCTGCAGCTTACATATTCACCCAGAGTCCGGAATCGGATGAAATCGCCATTAACTACATCCAGGCAGAGAGAAATAGAAGTCAAAAGTTTGATGAAGTTTGGAAGATTGCAGAAAAACACATGAAATGCAAAGTACCGAGTGGACTGAAAAGAGAGCACATGTTAGCGGTTTATGCCTATACTCTGCAGGACCCGAAGGGAAACGGGTTCCACAGCATGTTCAATGAAGCCGTTAGGCGGTACGGAGCTACCGACTCAATCTACGATAAGAGTTTCAACTTCAAAAGTTTTCATTATCTTCTATCCACTGCCCTCCAAAAACTAAGAGTCGTTTCCGGCAATACAACATATCACACTTACAGAGGGATTAGCAAGCTGGTTAAGTCTATAAAGGGAGCAACGGTCCGATTTGGATACTTTGCTTCTTCTTCTCTTGATGAACAGGTTGCTCTTGGCTTCATTGACAAGAGCAAAAACATTAACACGATATTTGAGATAACCACAGATTACGGTACCCCAATCTATAACTGCTCGAGTGAACCTCATGAAAATGAGATTCTGATTCTACCTTACGAGGTGTTTCGAGTCGGAAGGATATCTCAAATGGAACATGGCACGAAGATTGAACTCACGGGGGACGGGTTGCAGGGAACCAATGTTAAGGTGGAAATGGGCGAAGATGGGAAGCTAGTGTTGGTGCGGagtggggtgcgggggggggctcGTATTTCAGCATTAGGGGGATTGTGGATTCTGGCAGCGCTGGTTTCCATCTCGGTGTAA
- the LOC137318179 gene encoding probable G-protein coupled receptor 139: MGQVTILQIKEIYYPILAAVSIPANLMTIVILSRGNCGLSKCISVYMVAMATADLLVMIINIIVYFIFSYHFPLSFLSHTPVCRLILYMTVVTLDLSVWFTVSFTFDRFVALCCQKFKTKYCIERTAAAVITTVCVLTFLKNFPLLFLYAPERIINKVQWGCWVSEAILSSPLIIAYSWFHGIWRVWLPFTFIALFNSLTIRRILVTSRARRGLRGHSCENQCDPEMEKRRKSIILLFTISGTFILLWLTDGVSFLTNRLTNINQYRGDRTNPAYIATETGAMLKFLSSCPNTCIYAATQRKFREELKKMLKSPWTLILRLFKNERNTSINMKF; encoded by the exons ATGGGGCAAGTAACTATTCTACAGATAAAAGAAatttactacccgattctcgcaGCCGTCAGTATCCCCG cgaacttgatgacaattgtgattctctcacgAGGAAACTGCGGCCTTTCCAAGTGTATCTCTGTCTATATGGTGGCGATGGCAACAGCTGATCTGCTGGTCATGATCATCAATATAATCGTGTATTTTATTTTCagttatcacttcccactttcattcctctcccacactcccgtgTGTAGGCTCATTCTATACATGACAGTTGTCACCCTCGATTTGTCTGTTTGGTTCACCGTCTCCTTCACATTTGACCGTTTTGTCGCTCTCTGCTGCCAGAAGTTTAAAACCAAGTATTGCATCGAGAGAACTGCGGCCGCGGTTATAACAACTGTTTGTGTTCTTACCTTTTTAAAGAACTTTCCCCTTTTGTTTCTATATGCACCCGAACGAATAATTAACAAAGTGCAGTGGGGCTGCTGGGTAAGTGAGGCTATTCTCTCCTCACCTCTAATTATAGCGTACAGCTGGTTTCACGGCATCTGGCGGGTTTGGCTTCCTTTTACTTTCATTGCCTTGTTTAATTCTTTGACGATCAGACGGATTTTAGTGACCAGTCGAgctcgcaggggactccggggtcacagctgtgagaatcagtgtgatccagagatggagaaacgaaggaaatccatcattttactcttcactataTCGGGCACTTTTATACTATTGTGGCTGACAGATGGCGTGAGTTTTCTGACGAACAGACTGACAAACATCAATCAATACCGAGGCGACCGCACAAACCCAGCATATATCGCCACCGAAACCGGAGCGATGCTGAAGTTTTTGAGTTCCTgcccaaacacgtgtatttatgcagctacacaaaggaaattcagagaagagctgaagaagATGCTGAAATCTCCCTGGACACTGATTCTAAGATTgtttaaaaatgaaagaaatacGAGCATTAATATGAAGTTTTAG